One stretch of Streptomyces hygroscopicus DNA includes these proteins:
- a CDS encoding ATP/GTP-binding protein, translating into MTYDPGGRSAGPVPRDLDWRQLADALWLAVCKAETDPGPGRPDPGPLPGTPEADAPPPGDEPSDEPWQDREGERPAAESEAGSAVAEPLLPVELLGLPAPPGDAEPVTVAEAFVPARRASVSEPPLPERALTRALRPLKRTSPSLVEMEIDEEATAECAAREGLWVPALVPVRERWMDAVVVVDCGSSMVVWRRTAEHLVTVLRRTGAFRDVRVHRLNTDHPLPEDRSPVEGMAPRGKRTVLVLTDGIGAAWADESAQRALAHWARRASVAVLHVLHQGRWHHTGVAPERVRVRVPEPGAPNGTWRRADGGSWPGGAPPVPVLELDARWMANWARLVTRPSARGEDTMALLPGAPAERWDPEPEPSAWDRVFRFRATASPNAFRLAARLAAAPLNIPVMEFVQGIHQPEGSPGDLAEVLLGGLLRKVGTADPLDETGIGYEFHDGVRELLLSAGMRDESLYILGSVLDRLGRRWKPLLMLRDLLNHPSGSVRDLPRTERLLPYIRLQEQVYQALSGPYLEGARSFRALVLAHQALARSGESRPDPVEDASRRGKYVDSEAVDMTYSTTPRPDPQPEADDSPSPPAHGTPGPAAEHLRGTFVSVTAARSQPAVEERQAGEPPSIWGNVPPRNNNFTGRQTLLDTLHERLRSEGTAAVLPEALHGLGGVGKSQIALEYVHQHAADYDAVWWVPAERPEQIRQALVQLADRLGLRAGMEANTAVPSVLDALRTGRPCRNWLLVFDNAEELETVRPFFPAGGPGRILVTSRNAQWSRAARTVEVDVFEREESIELLRRRGPELPRDQADRVADALGDLPLAIEQAAAWLTETGMPVDEYLQVFEDERADVSTRRNELLAAGVPVDYPEPVAAAWNMSLRRLAETHPGALQLLQMCSFFAPEPISRRLFSGVRGVSLSPELSEVLQDPIKLGHAIREINRYALIKINHRNNTIEMHRLVQAVLIGQMSTQQQADMRHSAHVLLAFGDPNDVAPPNWGRYADLLSHVRASRAMECDDKWVRQMVRNLVRFLYIWGDHEGALELGTQVRREWVETLGEDSAETLAVSRTLGHVLTVLGHFKEARELNRRTLELQRAKDGDDHENTLVTQGAVAVDTRYQGDYAPYVELEKDRWTRTLRLFGDEDPYSIGSANDYALALRAVGDYERARQLDEGARRTAGLVLGENALLTILVEANLSIDIREGGDYLAARDMLEQTCARARQLLPQNAPIGVYALRNLAVARRKAGDHEGALDLSREVLERYRLRYTEPNLNITITALALSMDLRQTADLQGARELGRKCLDEMRALLGERHPATLGAATDLAVTLRLLGETDEALALNKRTLPVLVERLGADHPTALACAINMASDHYTLADYQEAHDLDTTTLATCRSRLGEDHPTTLACAVNLSGDLRALGEGRQAEELHQDALGRLRRVLTANHPATVAAARGIRADCDVEAISI; encoded by the coding sequence ATGACATATGACCCAGGCGGCCGGTCCGCCGGGCCCGTCCCACGGGACCTCGACTGGCGGCAGCTGGCCGACGCCCTGTGGCTGGCGGTCTGCAAGGCCGAGACGGACCCCGGCCCCGGACGGCCGGACCCGGGACCCCTCCCGGGGACACCGGAGGCGGACGCCCCGCCGCCCGGTGACGAGCCGTCCGACGAGCCGTGGCAGGACCGCGAGGGGGAGCGCCCCGCGGCGGAGTCCGAGGCTGGGTCCGCGGTCGCGGAGCCGCTGCTCCCCGTGGAGCTGCTCGGCCTCCCCGCACCGCCTGGAGACGCGGAGCCGGTGACCGTCGCGGAAGCCTTCGTGCCCGCGCGCCGGGCGTCGGTCTCCGAGCCGCCGCTGCCCGAGCGCGCCCTGACCCGGGCGCTGCGGCCGCTCAAGCGCACCTCGCCCTCGCTGGTCGAGATGGAGATCGACGAGGAGGCCACGGCCGAGTGCGCGGCGCGCGAGGGGCTGTGGGTGCCCGCCTTGGTGCCGGTGCGCGAGCGCTGGATGGACGCCGTTGTGGTGGTGGACTGCGGCAGTTCGATGGTGGTGTGGCGGCGGACGGCCGAGCATCTGGTCACCGTGCTGCGGCGCACCGGCGCCTTCCGGGATGTGCGGGTGCACCGGCTGAACACCGACCATCCCTTACCCGAGGACCGGTCGCCGGTCGAGGGGATGGCGCCGCGCGGCAAGCGGACGGTGCTGGTGCTGACCGACGGCATCGGCGCGGCCTGGGCCGATGAGAGCGCCCAACGTGCGCTGGCCCACTGGGCGCGGCGCGCCTCGGTCGCCGTGCTGCATGTCTTGCACCAGGGCCGCTGGCACCACACCGGTGTGGCGCCGGAGCGGGTGCGGGTGCGGGTCCCCGAACCGGGCGCGCCCAACGGCACCTGGCGGCGGGCGGACGGCGGTTCCTGGCCGGGCGGCGCACCACCGGTCCCGGTGCTGGAGCTGGACGCGCGATGGATGGCCAACTGGGCGCGGCTGGTGACCCGCCCGTCGGCGCGCGGCGAGGACACGATGGCGCTGCTGCCCGGGGCGCCGGCCGAGCGCTGGGACCCCGAACCCGAACCGAGCGCCTGGGACCGCGTCTTCCGGTTCCGCGCCACCGCCTCGCCGAACGCCTTCCGGCTGGCGGCCCGGCTGGCCGCCGCGCCGTTGAACATTCCCGTGATGGAGTTCGTGCAGGGGATCCACCAGCCGGAGGGCAGCCCGGGCGATCTGGCCGAGGTCCTGCTGGGCGGACTGCTGCGCAAGGTGGGGACCGCCGACCCGCTGGACGAGACGGGCATCGGCTACGAGTTCCACGACGGGGTACGGGAACTGCTGCTGTCCGCCGGGATGCGGGACGAATCGCTGTACATCCTCGGGAGCGTCCTCGATCGGCTCGGCCGCCGCTGGAAGCCGCTGCTGATGCTCCGCGATCTGCTCAACCACCCCTCCGGGTCGGTGCGCGACCTTCCCAGGACGGAGCGCCTGCTTCCGTATATCCGCCTTCAGGAACAGGTCTACCAAGCGCTTTCCGGTCCGTATCTGGAGGGCGCGCGCTCCTTTCGCGCCCTGGTCCTGGCCCATCAGGCGCTCGCCCGCTCGGGGGAAAGCCGACCCGATCCAGTTGAAGACGCATCACGCAGGGGAAAATATGTGGACTCTGAGGCGGTTGACATGACGTACTCCACGACTCCCCGACCTGATCCGCAACCCGAGGCCGACGATTCACCATCCCCGCCGGCGCACGGCACGCCGGGCCCGGCGGCGGAGCATCTGAGAGGAACATTCGTGTCCGTGACCGCTGCCCGGTCCCAGCCCGCCGTGGAGGAGCGCCAGGCCGGGGAACCCCCGTCCATCTGGGGAAATGTACCGCCCCGGAACAACAACTTCACCGGGCGGCAGACGTTGCTCGACACTCTCCACGAGCGGCTGAGGAGCGAGGGCACCGCCGCTGTGCTGCCCGAGGCCCTGCACGGGCTGGGCGGGGTGGGCAAGTCACAGATCGCACTGGAGTACGTCCATCAGCACGCCGCCGACTACGACGCGGTGTGGTGGGTCCCGGCCGAGCGCCCCGAGCAGATCCGCCAGGCGCTGGTGCAGCTGGCCGACCGGCTCGGACTGCGCGCGGGCATGGAGGCCAACACGGCCGTGCCGAGCGTGCTCGACGCGCTGCGCACCGGACGCCCGTGCCGCAACTGGCTGCTGGTCTTCGACAACGCCGAGGAACTGGAGACGGTGCGGCCGTTCTTCCCCGCGGGCGGGCCGGGCCGGATCCTGGTCACCTCGAGGAACGCACAGTGGTCGCGCGCCGCCCGCACGGTCGAAGTGGACGTCTTCGAGCGGGAGGAGAGCATCGAGCTGCTGCGCCGCCGGGGGCCGGAGCTGCCGCGCGACCAGGCGGACCGGGTCGCCGACGCCCTGGGGGACCTTCCGCTGGCCATCGAGCAGGCGGCGGCCTGGCTGACCGAGACGGGTATGCCGGTCGACGAATACCTTCAGGTCTTCGAGGACGAGCGGGCCGATGTCTCCACCCGCCGCAACGAGCTGCTGGCGGCGGGCGTTCCGGTGGACTACCCCGAACCGGTCGCCGCCGCCTGGAACATGTCGCTGCGCCGGCTGGCCGAAACCCATCCCGGTGCGCTCCAACTTCTCCAGATGTGCTCGTTCTTCGCGCCCGAGCCGATCTCCCGGCGGCTCTTCTCCGGCGTGCGCGGGGTGTCCCTCTCCCCCGAGCTGTCGGAGGTGCTGCAGGACCCCATCAAGCTCGGCCACGCGATCCGTGAGATCAACCGCTACGCCCTGATCAAAATCAATCACCGCAACAACACAATCGAAATGCACCGGCTGGTACAGGCCGTGCTGATCGGCCAGATGTCGACGCAGCAGCAGGCGGATATGCGCCACAGCGCCCATGTGCTGCTGGCGTTCGGCGACCCCAACGACGTCGCTCCCCCGAACTGGGGGCGGTACGCCGACCTCCTCTCCCATGTCCGGGCGTCACGCGCGATGGAGTGCGATGACAAATGGGTGCGGCAGATGGTGCGTAATCTGGTCCGCTTCCTCTATATCTGGGGGGACCACGAGGGTGCGCTTGAGCTCGGTACCCAGGTGCGCCGGGAATGGGTGGAGACGCTCGGCGAGGACAGTGCGGAGACGCTGGCCGTCTCCCGGACCCTGGGCCATGTCCTGACCGTGCTCGGGCACTTCAAGGAGGCCCGGGAGCTCAACCGCCGGACGCTGGAGCTCCAGCGCGCCAAGGACGGCGACGACCACGAGAACACCCTGGTGACTCAGGGCGCGGTCGCCGTCGACACCCGCTACCAGGGCGACTACGCGCCCTACGTGGAGCTGGAGAAGGACCGCTGGACCAGGACCCTGCGGCTCTTCGGGGACGAGGACCCGTACTCCATCGGCTCGGCGAACGACTACGCCCTGGCACTGCGCGCGGTGGGGGACTACGAACGCGCCCGGCAGCTGGACGAGGGCGCCCGGCGCACCGCCGGTCTGGTGCTCGGCGAGAACGCCCTGCTCACCATTCTGGTGGAGGCCAACCTCTCCATCGACATCCGCGAGGGCGGGGACTACCTGGCCGCCCGCGACATGCTGGAGCAGACCTGCGCCCGCGCCCGCCAACTACTCCCGCAGAACGCGCCCATCGGGGTCTACGCCCTGCGCAACCTCGCCGTGGCGCGTCGTAAGGCGGGCGACCACGAGGGCGCTCTGGACCTCAGCCGGGAGGTGCTGGAGCGCTACCGGCTGCGCTACACCGAGCCCAACCTCAACATCACCATCACGGCCCTGGCCCTCTCGATGGATCTGCGGCAGACCGCCGATCTGCAGGGCGCCCGTGAGCTGGGCCGGAAATGCCTCGACGAGATGCGCGCCCTGCTGGGGGAACGGCATCCGGCGACTCTGGGCGCGGCGACCGACCTCGCCGTGACGCTGCGGCTGCTGGGCGAGACGGATGAGGCGCTCGCGCTGAACAAGAGGACGCTGCCGGTGCTCGTCGAGCGGCTGGGAGCCGACCACCCCACGGCGCTGGCCTGTGCCATCAACATGGCCAGCGACCACTACACCCTCGCGGACTACCAGGAGGCCCACGACCTGGACACCACCACCCTGGCGACCTGCCGGTCCAGGCTCGGTGAGGACCACCCCACCACCCTCGCGTGTGCGGTCAATCTGTCGGGGGATCTGCGAGCGCTGGGCGAGGGCAGGCAGGCGGAGGAGCTGCACCAGGACGCGCTCGGCAGGCTGCGCCGGGTGCTGACGGCCAACCACCCGGCGACGGTCGCGGCGGCCCGTGGCATCCGGGCGGACTGCGATGTGGAGGCGATCTCCATCTGA
- a CDS encoding peptidoglycan-binding lysin domain-containing protein, with protein MAARGRHRRPRPHRVSRASLAITAGGAGVALPLIGISQANAASVATPTSPTPAVTTVKTVTAAKAQPLLIVPKAVPEPPAKAHPQPTSYTVVHGDTLSAIADTERVPGGWERLYEINRQVIGADPDVIRPGQQLTLARH; from the coding sequence ATGGCCGCTCGAGGACGTCATCGCCGGCCCCGCCCCCACCGCGTCTCCCGTGCCTCACTCGCGATCACCGCGGGCGGCGCCGGGGTCGCCCTGCCGCTCATCGGCATCAGCCAGGCGAACGCCGCCTCAGTCGCCACACCCACCTCGCCCACCCCTGCCGTCACCACCGTCAAGACGGTCACGGCCGCGAAGGCGCAGCCGCTCCTCATCGTCCCGAAGGCCGTGCCCGAGCCCCCGGCCAAGGCGCACCCTCAGCCCACCTCGTACACGGTCGTCCACGGCGACACCCTCTCCGCGATCGCGGACACGGAGAGGGTGCCGGGCGGCTGGGAGCGGCTCTACGAGATCAACCGCCAGGTGATCGGCGCCGACCCGGATGTGATCCGCCCCGGCCAGCAGCTCACCCTCGCGCGCCACTGA